GTCCAAACCAGGGGTTCCGGACCTCGCTACGCAACGGCCTGCGGCTCGGCATCCTGGGCGTGCCGCCGCTCCTGCTGGTCGTCTGGATCTCGGGAATGCTGCTGCCGGCGGATACGCCTCTTCAGACGCCGCGCGGCTTGCAGTCGGTCCCTCCGCTCGCCGTCGCGGGATTCGCTGTCGGCCTCATCATTCTCGGCGGATTTGCAGCCCTCCAGCACTACAGCCTCCGCCTCTCGCTCCGACTCGAAGGCCGCCTGCCGCTACGCCTCGCCGACTTCCTGGACCATGCCGCCCGGCTTGTCATCCTGCGGCGCTCCGGCGGCACCTGGGACTTCATCCACCGGCTGCTCCTGGAGCACCTCGCGGCCCAGGCGGGGACCGACCGCGACCAGACCCCGCCGAGGCGGGACGAAGGACCGTAGGTTGGGCTGAGGAACGAAGCCCAACAAGGACTCTCGCGAAGCCCGCGCACTGTTGGGCCTCCTTCGTCGCCCCAACCGACGGGACTGAACACGAAAGCCCCCGGTGGCAGCCGTGAAAGTCGCGCAGCGACGCTGTGGGAGCGGCTTCAGCCGCGACGGGTCGCGTGAGAAGCGCGGCATCGGCGTTCGCCGCGGCGCCGCATCGCGGCCGCAGGCCGCTCCCACAAGGAACTTTCAGGTCCCGGGGTGACGGACAACCCCTCATCCTGGAAAGAGCAGTTCTCTCACCGCGAGGTCTCGTCGCGGCTGAAGCCGCTCCCACAGCGTCGCTGCGCGACCTTTACGGTCAGCCATCCGCCGGAAACACCCCCGGAAACAGATAGGGCACCGCCGCCATCGGCAGCCCCAGGCGCACCGGTCCCTTGGCGCTGTCGCAGACCAGGAGCCCTTCCGCCAGCAGCGCGGCGAGCACCGCCCGCCCGGCCCGCTCGCCGTAGCCGGTGAGCGCCGCGGCCTCGCCGCGTGGCAGGGCGCCGCGCAGGAAGACCGCAAGCAGCACGGGTGCGCTCGCGGGCTTGAGCGGCGGACCCGGGAGCGTGCCCGCGGTGCGCAGTTGCACGTAGGCGGCGATGCGCCGCTGCATCTCGTCGGTGCGCAGGAGGTCGCCCATGTAGCGCGCCTGGTCGATGCAGGTGGCGAGGAAAAACCGGCAGAAGTCGGCGAGGCCGGCGAGGGTCAACTGACCGCGCCCGTCCAGATCGCCGCGGCGCGGGGCATCGGCCGCGGCGAGCCGGTCGAGATACTCGGCCCGCTGGCGCGCAAGACCGCGGCTCGCGGACCAGAGCCCGTGGCCCTTGATGCCGCCGGCGGCCAGGTAGGCGTCGGTGAAGAGCCGGGCGATGCGCCCGTTGCCGTCCAGGAAGGGATGTATCCAGGCGAGCCGATGATGGCTCGCCGCGGCGGCGATGAGCCGGGCCTGGCCGCGATGGCGCTCCGGGGCATAGACCTCGGCGAAGCGTTTGAGAAAGCGCGGGAGCTCGACGGCAGCGGGGGGCAGGTGGCGGCCGACCTCGACGAGTCGCTCGCGCAGCCGTCCGGGGACCAGGGTCTCGGCGGCCGTGCCCGGCGGCCCTTCGACCCTCAGCAGTTCGGGCGGGAGCCCGGCATAGAACCGCTCGTGCAGCCAGCAGAGAAACGCAGGGGAGCAGACCTCAAGCCCCGGCTCGGCGGCGAGACGGCTGGCGATGGCGTTCTCGACCTGGATATGGGCGCGGCTCTCCAACTGGAGCGCGCGCCGGGCGGGTTCCGCGGCATAGTCGGCGCGCATGGCCCGCTCGATGTCGATGGGGTGGGTGCGATGGCCCTCGATCAGGTTGGAGTAATAGCTGTTGATGGTGCGCAGCAGGTCACGCAGCGTCGCCTCGGTGATCGGGTGCAGCCGCCCGGCGGCCTGCGCGGACGCGGCGACCAAGGCGAGGGCGAGATCGGCCAGGTCCCCCGGGTCGCCGTCGCGGCCGGGGAGCATGGGCTCCATTGCGGAAGGGTCGCGGACCATGTTGCTGTGCCGATCTTGCTGCCGATCTTTGCGGAGACTAACAGATTGACATAAAAGCTTCATGCTGTCTTTCGGGGCGGACAAACGGGGGGCGCGTGCCGGTCTGGGTGCCGACGAGGATGGCCATGCCGTCGCAATCTCATCCGCGCGTCTCCCCCGCCAGGTGTCACTGCCGTTGAGTTAAGCGCCGCAGCCCAAGCCCCTGGAGTCCAAGGCTTCAGCCTTGGAGTGCGCCAAGGCTGAAGCCTTGGACTCCAGGCAGAGGCGACGCGGCTGGCGAGGAACAACAGCCGGCGAGTACAAATGAGCGCAAGCAAAGAAAACGATTGTTATACTTAGCCCATCAATCACGACATAAAAGAAACGATGTTTGCTGTTACGTCGGAAGAGTCCGAGGCCCTTCAAGCCCTGGGTGCGCGCCTGCGCCGCCGCCGCCTGCTGGCCGGCGAGCCGCAACTGCGCGCCGCCGCCCGGATCGGCGTCTCATTGCCGACCTACCGCAAGCTGGAGCAGGGCAAGCCGGGGGCCCAGATCGGCCTCTGGGTGCGCGCGCTGCGGCTCTACGGCGCCCTCGACGACTTGGCCCTGCTGTTGCCCGAGTCCTTGTTCGATGAGGGCGCGACGCGCCAACGGGCCGCCCGGGGCGACCGATGATCGCCCTCCAGGTCTGGCTGCGCACGCTCGCCGGCGCCCTGCTGCCGGCCGGGGAGGTCCGTGTCGCGGACCCGGATCAGCGCCGCGGCGGTCTGCTGCGAGGTGAGTTTCGCTATCAGGCCGCGTTCCTGGACCACCCGGACGCCTTCGCGCTCGACCCGCTGCACCTGCCCCTGAGCCCCGGCGTCTTCGCGGCCGAGCGCCCCCATGCCGGTATCCATGCCTGCTTCGAGGATTCCCTGCCGGACGCCTGGGGCCGGGGTCTCCTGATCCGCCGTCACGCACTCCCCCGGCACCGCCAGACCCCGCCGGAGCTGTTGGCCCTGCTTGGTGCCGATGCGCTCGGCGCCCTCGCCTATACCACCGGTTCAGACGCTCCGACGCCATCGGCGGCGGCCCCCGCCCCCGCTCTGGAGTCACTCATCGAGGCGGCGGAACGCTACGATCGGGACCCCGGCGCCTTGGATAGCCAGGACCTCGCCCGGCTGTTCCAGGCCGCCAGTTCCCCCGGCGGTGCCCGCCCCAAGCTGCTGATCGAACAGGCGGGGAAGGGCTGCATCGCCAAACTTGCCGCCGCCCGCGACGCGGTCGACATGGTGCGGGTGGAGGCCGCCTGTCTGGCCCTGGCGCGCGACGCCGGGCTGCGCGTGCCGGCCTTTCAGGTCGCGTCCTTCGGTCGGCGGTCCGCCCTGCTGGTGGAGCGCTTCGACCTGGCCCCCGCCGCCGGCCGCTACCACGTCCTGAGCATCCAGACCTTGACCGGCGCCGAGGGCTACTACCAACTCGGCTACAGCGACCTCGCGGATTGCGTGCGCCGTGTCAGTGCCAGGCCCGAGACGGATCTGCCGGCCCTCTACCGCCAGATGGCCTTCAACGCCCTACTCGGCAATACGGATGATCACCTGAAGAACTTCGCACTGCGCCGCGAACCCGCCGGCTGGCGCCTCACCCCCGCCTTTGACCTCTTGCCCGACGTCGCCCAGCGCGGGGAGCACTGCCTGCACTTTGGCCCCGTCGGCCATCGGCCCAGCCTGGTAGCGCTGCGGACCCTCGCCGGGGCCTTTGGACTCTCCGGGCAGCGGGCGGGGCGGACCCTGGCCGAGGTCGGCGCGGCCGTCGCCGGCTGGCGGGGGCGGTTCGACGAATACGGGGTACCGGCCGCGGACTGCGCGCGGCTGGGGCGGGATCTCGAGCGGCGCCTGGCAACCTAGAAGTGGTACTGGAAGCGTAACTGTTGGAAATTGATCCCGGGGTTGGGATGATCGATACCGGCATTGGACAGGTGCTGCATACAGTAGCTCAGGTCATATTGGCCGCGGGCGCCGAAGCGAAAGCCCACCGCGACCTGATCGGCGAATTGGAAACTGGTGCTGAAACGGATGCGGTCCGAGATGTCCTTGTCGCTGAGGAGGTGGGCGCCGATGGCTAGCTCTACATAGGGGATGACGCCGAACTGCGTGCTCACCCGCTGCAGCCGGAACACCGGCGTCAAGCTCACGTCGGTCACTTCATGGTCAACCAGGCGGTCCAGGGTACGCCAGTAACCGACCGCGACCTCCCAATAGCCGCCGAGTGACCAGTGGTCGCTGATCCGCCAGCTTTTTTTCCACTTCCACTGCGCGCCGATGCGGGCCAGTTCGGTCGGGGCATGATGGGTGGCGAAGGAGCGGCCCACTTCAAATGAAACGCTATCGACGGCGCAGCTTGGAGCGGCCGTCAGCGTCAGGATAACGAAGAGGTTGAACGGGTGAGTGAGGGAGGCGTAATTCTTATTATCGTCAATGCAGGACATAACGATTGTCGTCTCCCCTTGGATTTCGTTGTCGTTGTCGTAATCGGAGAAGCGATGCAATTTGGGGTGCGGAGAGAATCCGGGGCGCCACGATCACCTCGATTACGACAACGACAATGACCGCCGCGGGGCGCCAGCATAGCGCTAAAGCGCCAGGCTTGCCAAGGTTTTTCAGTGCTGTATCAGCGATGAAAGGCCCTTGTGGGAGCGGCCTGCGGCCGCGCTGCGGCGCTGCGGCGAACGCCGACGCCGCGTTCCGCACGCGGCCCGTCGCGGCTGAAGCCGCTCCCACAGTGTCGCTGCGCGACGTTCAGGGTAAGCGTCGGCCTCTGGTCGCGGCCTCAGGGTCCGCCGTGTGGCGGAACGCGCCTTGAGGATCAGCCCAGGCGCAGGGTCTTTTTGTAGAAGCGCGGGACCTCGTCGGGGTCGGAGGTCATGAGGATGTTGTCGAGCAGCCAGCCGGGGGTGCGGCCGGCGCGGACCATGCGGGTGAGTTGGGTCTTCAAGCCCTCCCAGTAGAAGTCGCCGCCGGAGCTGTCGAGGAAGACCACGGGGCTGGCCTCGATGACGCCGAGCTTCATATCGGTCAGGGTCAGTCCGATCTCCTCCAGGGTGCCGACGCCGCCGATCAGGAAGATGTGGAAGCTCGCGATCTCAAACCAGCGCTGGCGCGATTGCCGACTGCGCGCCTGGAAGGTCTGGTAGAAGTCGGCGGTCTTGTTGGTCTCCTGGTCCATGGTCTCGATGAAGCTGGAGCCGGCCATGAGGCCCAGCCGGTGGGCGGTGTTGGTGACCTGCTGCATGGACCCGGGGCCGCCGCCGGTGAGGATGCCGATGTCGTTGCCGAACAGCCCCTGAAGGTTTTCGATCAGTCGTTCGGTGTGCGTGATCTCCTGATCACTCAATGGTTTGATGGAGCCGTAGATGGCGAAGACCAGGGCGGAGCGGAAGCGGTCGAGCTTGTCCGGGGTGGTGAAATAGCCGCGCAGGCCGCGGAAGGCGTGGCGTACCACATGGGTGCGGGCCTCGTTGCACCAGTAGACCTCCAGCCCCAGGCCCTCGTAGTCCGCCAGGCGGCCGTGGTCGCGGTCGGAGAGGAAGACGCCGTGCTCAAAGGAGGGGCGGCGAAAGCACAGGCGGGCGATCTTGCGGCGCAGGGCCGCGGCGCAGATCTCGGTGTGCTCGATGAGGTTGGGGAAGTAGCCGAGCAACAGGGTGGCCGCGGCGCCGTCCGGGAGTTGGTCCAGCGGGGCGGCGCTTTCAGTGGGCACCGGGTAGTGCTCGGCCGCGGCGCGGGGGCTGCCGGGGTTGTCCTCGCGGGCGCACAGCAGGTCGGGCGCGGCACCGCGCAGCAGGGCGGCGGGGTCGGTGGTGGCGGCCATCAGGCGGTGACAGTCCCCGGTCATGAGGGGCGAGGCCTCCAGCCGGTCGAAGACCTGGAGCAGCGCCCGGTACTCGGGCTCGGCGGCGCTCGGCTGGGCCCGGGGCCCGCCGTACCAGTAGCGGTGCTCCGGCTCCAGGCGGGTCGCCTCGTGGACGGTGGCGGCGACCGTGGGATTGACGATGAGCTGGTCGGAGCGGTTGATGAACTCCAGATAGACGTTGGTGCCGCGGGTGGAGACCGGGTCCAGCACCGTCGCCTGGAGGTGGAAGCCCAGCGAGTCATCCAGGTTCTGGAGCACGACATAGTGGCGGTGCAGGAACATGGAGCAGGCGGTGACCAGGCCGTCCATGGGCGCCAGCTCGATGTTGTCGACGGCGGTGCGGACCTGGAGCCGGTTGAGTAATTCCTTTCCGTCGGCGTGGTTGGCGACGGCGGTGACCTCGTCGAACGTCAGCGGCTTGCGGAAGCGGAACACCTGTTGCTGGGGGCGCAGGATCAGGTAGCCGTGGGCGTCGAGTGAAAAGCCGGTCGGTACCTGGAGCTGGTTGTCCCGGATCAGGCCGTGGATCTCGGTGGAACTGAGCCGCGTGTCTTGGGGGCAGAAGACCAGCCGGCCGACCGCCAGCCCCGGCACCACCAGCCGGTCCAGGTGCTCGGCCATGCCGTAGGCGTGGATGGCGGCGACCACGGCCAGGCGCAGGTCGCAGGAGCGACCGTTGAAAACCGGGTCACCCAGCGGGGTGATGTTGATCCCGAGCCGCGCCAGGCGGCTGCGGGCGGCGAAGACCAGTTCGGACTCACGCCCCCGGACCAGGTCGTGGAAGCGGCGGGGGAGGTTGAAGTGTGCCTCCACCACCAGGGCGTCGCCCTCGTGTCCGTGGACCTTGGTCAGCCAGCCGTCGTCGGTTTCGGGTGTTGCGTACATCGGGTGTCCTCGCGCGTCGGTTCAGCCCAGAAAACAGTTTGGCCACAAATGAACGCGAATTGACGCAAATAATCAGAGACTTGGCCTTTGCTGCATGTTTCCCGTCCGGGCGATGCCCGCGACGACGCTAACCAGCAGACTTATTTGCGCTTATTTGCGTTCATTTGCGGCCAAATACTCGTTATTCTTGGTTTATTGATCGCGGTCGGCCCTTCCCCGGTCGGCCGCGTCGTCTTCGACCTGCAACAGTTCCATGGTGGCCGCCCCATCCGCAAAACCCTGGACCCAGGTCAGGTCATCGACGCCGCTGACCAGCATGAAGATGCCGACCGCCCGGTAGCGGCTGGCCAGAGGGCCGACGATGCGGTCCCGATCGATCAGGAAGTCCAGTGCACCCGGTTTGCTGTCCGGGCGCAGCGCCTTGATCGAGTCGTTCAGCAGTCGGGACTCGGGTGCCTTGTTCAGGGTTGGCAGACTGCCGAAGACATTGAAATCAGACCCCCCGAAGCTGCCGTAATTGCTGCCCTTCAGGAGCACATGCAGGGCGCCGCGCAGGGGGTCATGGGTATTTTCCGACCAGCCGAGCCCCAGGGTCGGATCGGTGGCCGTGAAGGTGAGGGTGCTGTCCGCGGCGGGGGCGAAGGTCTTGGGGTCCGGGGCATAGTCCACCTGATCGCCCGCAAAGGTGAAATTCGCCACCGTCTGTTCGGTGGTCAGCAGACCGGCGGACGCGGGCGGGGCGCAGCAGGCGGCGAGAGCGATCAGGCCGCCGCGGGCCAGCCGCCGGCCCGGGACTGCGGCCGTCCTCACAGCAGCTTTTCGATCGCCCGCACCAGCTTGTCGCTCTCCGGCGCGGTGATGCTCCCGTAGTAGTCGACATAGTTGCCGTCGCGATCGATCAGGTACTTGTAGAAATTCCACTTGGGGTAGGGGGCGCCGGCGGCGGCCAGGCGCTCGAACAGCGGGGTGGCGGTGCCCTTGGTGACGCTGACCTTCTCGAACATCGGGAACTCGACCGAGTAGGTGAGTCGGCAGAACTTCTGGATCTCCTCCTCGCTGCCGGGCTCCTGCTTCATGAAGTCGTTGGAGGGGAATCCGAGCACCACCAGACCGCGGTCCTGGTACTTGCGATAGAGGGCCTCCAGCCCCTCATACTGGGGCGTGAAGCCGCACTTGCTGGCGGTGTTGACCACCAGGATCACCTTGCCGCGATAGGTCTCGCAGAGGTTGACGGACTCCTCGCCGGCGAGGCGCCGGACGCTGAGGTCGAGCAGCGGCGGACAGGCCGGGCCCGGCGGCGGGGTGTCGGCGGCGACGCCCCCGCTGATGGCGGCCAGGCCGATGGCGAACAGTGTGGTCTTCATGATGGATGCTCCCGGGTGAACAATGTTTGACCAAGGGGACATGGTGGGCACCGCTGAAAATGCAATCATACCCCCTGCCTGCGTCAGTTTGGGGTCAAGGCGCGGCAGTCGCGGGGCGCTTTGAATGCGGGCCGCCCGGACCAATCTCCCGGACAACCGGTGACGGGGGGCCTGCGCTGCCCGGCACCTCGATTCGGCAACCCCGGGCAGGAATGAGGCAACGATGAGAGATTGGGTCAAAGGTACAGTGGTCGGCAGGCACGTCTGGACGGACGGTCTCTTCAGCATCCAGTTCGACGCCCCGGTGGCCGACTTCAGGGCGGGCCAGTACGTCAAGATTGCCCTGGACATCGACGGCGAACGGGTGAGTCGGGCCTACTCACTGGTCAGCCCCCCGCAGGACCGGCCGCTGGAGGTCCTGTTCAACGAGGTACCGGGCGGCCCCTTTACCCCCTACCTGTCGGGCCTCAAGTTGGGTGACCCGGTATGGGTCTCCGCCCAGCCCGGGGGCATCTTCACCCTCGAGTTCGTGTTGCCCGCCGACAGCCTGTGGCTGCTGGCCACCGGTACGGGCGTCGGTGTCTATCTCTCCATGCTGCGCACCCCGGACCCCTGGGAGCGCTTCCGGCGCGTGGTCCTGGTCCACGGCGTGCGCAACGTCGCCGATCTGGTCTACGGCGAGACCATCGCCGCCATCGCCGCGCGCTACGGCGAGCGTTTTGTCATGGTCCCGGCGGTCACCCGGGAGCCCTATGCCCCTGGTCTGAATGGGCGCATCACCGATCTGCTGAACAGCGGGGCACTGGAGGAGCGGGCGGGTACGGGCATCGCGGCGGCGTCCAGCCACGTCATGCTGTGCGGCAACTCGGCCATGATCAAGGATGCCAAGGTGATCCTGGAGGGGCGCGGACTGGTCCGTCACCGGCGCCACGTGCCGGGTCAGTACAGCGCTGAGCACTATCACTGAGCGGGAGGGTCGGCCGCTGCCTGATCCGCCGCTGCGCGGGTAAGGCGCGCGGCCGGTCACAGCGGCGATTCCCGTTTCGTGCCGAGGTCCTGCGCGTCCGCGATCCCGCTGCACCAGATCAGGCCCGGGAGCCCTGAGCGGATTCGCAAAACCTCGCGGCCTCGATCACAATGGCAGCCACTGCGACCCGCGTACCGCGCAGCGGAAGTTCCGATACCAGTCTGGCGGGCGAACCAGCGTAGCGCAGTCCCCCAGCGGCGCGGGCTTCGGTGGATTTTATTCCCGCTCGTCGGCTTGATCATAACTCCGGCCACCTCGGGGGGGGCATCCGTCGCGGCCTGGGGGCCGCTCCTACGGCGCACGAGCGGCCCCAGGCCGCGACGGGTTGCCGCAAGCGCGCCGTGGCCGGAGTTATGATCAAGGCTCGCTCGTCCACCCCACCGGCCGCAGTTACGCTGAAGGCCAAGTGCACCCGAGGTACGGCAAGCATGTCGTCGCAGATCATTCCCGAAGCCAATTATCTCATGCGTATGGCCGATGGGACCATCAAGCAGGTCAATCCCTTCACTCACACTGAAGTCTGGACCGTACCGGGCCGGGGGAATCGGCCGCTGGGGGTGATGTCAGCCAATCCGGCACCGCTCGATCCGGCGCAGCATGATGCCCACTGTTCGTTTTGTGCCCGCCGTTATCTGGAGACGCCGCCCGAGAAGGCGCGGTTGATCGATACCGAGCAGGGTGTCGCGACGCTGCGCCAACTGCCGGCCGCGAACCTGTTTGACACGGTGGCGCAATTTCGCCGCATTCCCAATCTGTTCGAGATCGTGTCCTTCGACTACTGGCAGAAGAACTTCGACTACCGGATGCCGGAACACCTCGCCGCGCACCAGCGCAGCTATCTGGCCGCGGAAGCGGGCCGTCGGCACGTACTGCAAGTGGTGGAGCAGCGTTTGCGGGCCACCGGGCTCACTGAGGACGAGTGCCGGCTGCTGTCCGTTGACGAGCGTCTGCAACTGTCCAACGCCTTCTTCGGCGGCGGCCATGAAGTTATCGTCGCCCGCCGCCATTTCACCGATGGCGCCACCCATGACGATCAACTGGCGTCCTCGGGCACCCTGACCCCCGACGAGCACGACCGGTACATGAGCTTCACGGTCGATGCCCTGCGTGAGGTGTATGCCAACAACCGCTATGTCCGCTATGTCGCGGTATTCCAGAACTGGCTGAAACAGGCGGGCGCCTCATTTGATCATCTGCACAAACAGTTGGTGGCGATCGACGAGCGCGGGGTGCAGAACGAGTTGGCCTTGCTGCGGGTGCGGGACAATCCGAATATCTACAATGAAGCAGCGGTGAATTTCGCCGGCTACCGCAATCTGGTGGTGGCCGAAAACGACCACGCCGTCGCCTTTGCCGGCTTCGGCCACCGCTACCCGACATTGGAGATCTTCTCCAAGAGCGAGCACAGCCAGCCGTGGGACCACTGCGCGGAGGAACTGCGCGGTATTTCCGATCTGGTGCACGCCTGCCATGCCGCCGCCGGGCCGGGCATCCCCTGTAATGAGGAGTGGCACTACAAGCCGCCCGATGTGGCCCTGCCGATGCCCTGGCGCATCCTGATCAAATGGCGCGTCTCGACGGCGGCGGGATTCGAAGGCGGCACCAGGATCTATGTCAATACGATCGATCCGGAGGCCCTGCGCGACCGGGTGGTCCCGCGGCTGTTCCAACTCAAGAATGAGGGGCAGATCGCGGCGATGAAAATCGCCTTTGAATGCGCCTGCACGCCCAACTGCCTGCGCTACAACCCCGCGGTGCGCAAGTAGGCCGCGGCGCGCGGCGGGGTTGCGGATCAGTCAAGACAAGTTAAACACAAACACAATCGTTGTTGTTGTCGTTGTCGTAATCGGACAGCGATACACTTTAGGTATGCGAGAGAATCCGGGGTACTACGATAACCTCGATTACGAAAACGACAACGACAACGACAACGACGCTGACAGCAGTCGCGAATGGCCTTGCCTAACTTGTTGGTGAACCGTTCCTAGCTCCGACCACGCTCCGCGCGCGCGGCGCTGACCACTTTGCGATTCTCGAAATGTCTAACCGCGACATAGGTGCTCCAGCCGAGCAGCATCATGGCGACGACGAAGGCGCCATAGGCCACCGGCCAGGCAAGGCCCGCGGTCATCATCGAGAATTCCGACATGCCGCCGATGCCGGCCAGGATGTTGAGCGGCATGAACACCACGCCGAACACGGTCATCCGGCTCAGCCGCTTATTCTGGTTGATATTGATGACACCGATGGTGGCGTCCATCAGAAAGTTGATCTTGTCGAAGAGAAAGGCAGTGTGGCTGTTGAGTGATTCGATGTCGCGCAGGATTTGTTGCGCGTCATCACGCTGCGGCGGCGTCAGAATCTTGCAGCGCATCAGGAACGACAGGGCCCGCTGGGTGTCGAGGATATTGTTGCGGATGCGCCCGTTGAGGTCTTCTTCTTCGGCGATATCGGCGAGGATGGCGGCCGCCTCATCATCACTGATGTCCCCGCTCAACACCTGGCGTCCGACCTTGCCGAGCGTGGCATAAATGTCTTCGAGCGAATCGGCCGAATATTCGACATCGGTGCCGTACAGATCGAGCAGCAGGTCCTTGCAGTCGGACGCGTAGTCCGGCAGGGTCGTAGCGCGGCGCCGCAGCAGGCGGAAGACCGGAAGTTCCTCGTTGCGTACCGAGAACAGGATTCCCTGATGCTGGATGAACACGACCGGCACGCTGCGCGAATCGCCCTCCCGGTCCAGCAGGAAATTGGAGTGCAGATGAATGTCCTGGTCTTCTTCTACGTGGAACCGGGAACTCACCTCCAGATCGGTCGCCTCACCCGGGTCCGGCAGGACCAGCCCGAAGTGCTTGCCGATGTAGGTGCGTTCGGTCTTGGTGGCATTGAGCAGATCGACCCAGATGGTGTGCAGGCCCTCCAGGTCGCGGCGGCGGCGGATGCTGACCTGCCGCAGGCGTCCCGCCACCAGTTCATAGGCATTCATCTGGCTGTCGGAGAACCCGGGCTCTTGTGCCCCCGCCAACTGCTCGCCCAGATGATCGGAAACTTCCCACAGGATGTCGCTCTGACGTTCCGGGGTGACCTGGGTCCAGAGGCGCACCGCCTCCTCGCCGCTCAGCGACTCCAGGACCCGCGCGATGTCATCGGCGGGCAATTTCATCAATAGGTTGTGAAGCTCCGCCAGGTGTTGGCGCGCCACGATGGTTTCGACCAGCGCCTGGCGCGGCTGGTGTTGGTTATGGACCAGGTCTTCCACCAGCCGGTGCTTGTTGAGCAACTCGATCATTCGTTCGCGGGACATCGTTCTTCCTTCTGAGACAGATTGCTGTGCGTCGCCGCCCCGGGGGCGGGAGAACTCCGGGGCCGCTGAGAGGTCCGGCAGGCGCTGCGCCGCATCGGGGCCGACGGGGCATAGACTCGCGCCTGCCAGGCCAGGGGCTCCTGCGGCCCCGGGTCCGCGGGGATGCGGGCACCAGGCGCCGTCGCCTCCAAGACGACCAGGCATCGGCAGCGTACTGGATCGGCGGGAGGTGGTCCACGAAACCGCCGACGGCGGTCGGCTCCCGGTGCGGGACCGGATACTCTACTGCAACAGGCCATGGGTCTGGGCGGCGTAGACGAAGATCAGCGGCCCGGCGGCGGTCGCGGTGGTCGCGTGCGCGGCGCAGGCGGCACCAAGACGCACCGACCCGTCCGGCGCCCAGTGCGCGTTGCGGCTGCGCGACCGGCGCAGGTCCAGGTATCAGTCATCGCCATTCAAGGTTTCGTCATCTTGCGGTTATCCGGGCGTCATCGCTGATTGCTAGGATCCGGCCCAATGCCGTTAAGTGAAGCCCTTCCGGCTCCCACGCTCCCGCGTGGGAGCCAGTGCGGGCGCTCGGCGTCCAGTGTCGGGACCGGACGGGCAGTGCCCGCACGGCATTCTCCCGCTTCCGCGTGGGAACGAGAAGCCCTGCCGTCGGCACTTGACGTAATGGCATTGGGATCCAGCCGCGCCCCCGCGGGGCGCGGCGCGTGCCGCAAGCACGACCCAACCGGCGGCAATTGTCCCCCGTCACGACCCGCGGTCGCCGCCTTCCTGCCCGTCGATCCGAGGAGAGCCCCATGTCCGTCTTGCGACCCATTGCCGTCGGCGCCCTGTGCCTGATCGGCCTCAGCCCCGTCTCCAGCAGCCTGGTCCAGACGGGCCAGTTTGACCAATACCGCGGCATCAACACCACCGCGCAGGTCGGCCCGCGACCCTTCTTTCTGATCGACGACATGGCCGCCGGCCCCCTGAAGTCAACCCTCGCCGCCTGTGCCGCCCGCACCTTCCGCAAGAGCGCCTTCTCCATCGGCCATCGCGGCGCGGCGCTGCAGTTCCCGGAGCATACGCTGCAGTCCTATGTCGCCGCCGCGCGCCAGGGCGCCGGCATCATCGAATGCGATGTGACCTTTACCAAGGACAAGCAACTGGTCTGCCGCCATTCCCAGTGCGACCTGCACACCACCACCAACATCGTCGCCACCGAACTGAACCAGAAATGCACGCAGCCGTTCAGCCCGGCTGAATACGACGCCGCCGGCAATCGCACCAAGGCGGCCGGCGCGGCGTGCTGCACCAGCGACATCACTTTGGCCGAGTTCAGGACCCTGCGCGGCAAGATGGACGCCGCCGATCCCAATGCCCGCACCCCCGAGCAGTATCTCGGCGGCACCGCGG
The DNA window shown above is from Candidatus Thiodictyon syntrophicum and carries:
- a CDS encoding Fic family protein, which codes for MEPMLPGRDGDPGDLADLALALVAASAQAAGRLHPITEATLRDLLRTINSYYSNLIEGHRTHPIDIERAMRADYAAEPARRALQLESRAHIQVENAIASRLAAEPGLEVCSPAFLCWLHERFYAGLPPELLRVEGPPGTAAETLVPGRLRERLVEVGRHLPPAAVELPRFLKRFAEVYAPERHRGQARLIAAAASHHRLAWIHPFLDGNGRIARLFTDAYLAAGGIKGHGLWSASRGLARQRAEYLDRLAAADAPRRGDLDGRGQLTLAGLADFCRFFLATCIDQARYMGDLLRTDEMQRRIAAYVQLRTAGTLPGPPLKPASAPVLLAVFLRGALPRGEAAALTGYGERAGRAVLAALLAEGLLVCDSAKGPVRLGLPMAAVPYLFPGVFPADG
- a CDS encoding helix-turn-helix domain-containing protein — translated: MFAVTSEESEALQALGARLRRRRLLAGEPQLRAAARIGVSLPTYRKLEQGKPGAQIGLWVRALRLYGALDDLALLLPESLFDEGATRQRAARGDR
- a CDS encoding type II toxin-antitoxin system HipA family toxin; the protein is MIALQVWLRTLAGALLPAGEVRVADPDQRRGGLLRGEFRYQAAFLDHPDAFALDPLHLPLSPGVFAAERPHAGIHACFEDSLPDAWGRGLLIRRHALPRHRQTPPELLALLGADALGALAYTTGSDAPTPSAAAPAPALESLIEAAERYDRDPGALDSQDLARLFQAASSPGGARPKLLIEQAGKGCIAKLAAARDAVDMVRVEAACLALARDAGLRVPAFQVASFGRRSALLVERFDLAPAAGRYHVLSIQTLTGAEGYYQLGYSDLADCVRRVSARPETDLPALYRQMAFNALLGNTDDHLKNFALRREPAGWRLTPAFDLLPDVAQRGEHCLHFGPVGHRPSLVALRTLAGAFGLSGQRAGRTLAEVGAAVAGWRGRFDEYGVPAADCARLGRDLERRLAT
- a CDS encoding acyloxyacyl hydrolase, with amino-acid sequence MSCIDDNKNYASLTHPFNLFVILTLTAAPSCAVDSVSFEVGRSFATHHAPTELARIGAQWKWKKSWRISDHWSLGGYWEVAVGYWRTLDRLVDHEVTDVSLTPVFRLQRVSTQFGVIPYVELAIGAHLLSDKDISDRIRFSTSFQFADQVAVGFRFGARGQYDLSYCMQHLSNAGIDHPNPGINFQQLRFQYHF
- a CDS encoding LOG family protein, whose product is MYATPETDDGWLTKVHGHEGDALVVEAHFNLPRRFHDLVRGRESELVFAARSRLARLGINITPLGDPVFNGRSCDLRLAVVAAIHAYGMAEHLDRLVVPGLAVGRLVFCPQDTRLSSTEIHGLIRDNQLQVPTGFSLDAHGYLILRPQQQVFRFRKPLTFDEVTAVANHADGKELLNRLQVRTAVDNIELAPMDGLVTACSMFLHRHYVVLQNLDDSLGFHLQATVLDPVSTRGTNVYLEFINRSDQLIVNPTVAATVHEATRLEPEHRYWYGGPRAQPSAAEPEYRALLQVFDRLEASPLMTGDCHRLMAATTDPAALLRGAAPDLLCAREDNPGSPRAAAEHYPVPTESAAPLDQLPDGAAATLLLGYFPNLIEHTEICAAALRRKIARLCFRRPSFEHGVFLSDRDHGRLADYEGLGLEVYWCNEARTHVVRHAFRGLRGYFTTPDKLDRFRSALVFAIYGSIKPLSDQEITHTERLIENLQGLFGNDIGILTGGGPGSMQQVTNTAHRLGLMAGSSFIETMDQETNKTADFYQTFQARSRQSRQRWFEIASFHIFLIGGVGTLEEIGLTLTDMKLGVIEASPVVFLDSSGGDFYWEGLKTQLTRMVRAGRTPGWLLDNILMTSDPDEVPRFYKKTLRLG
- a CDS encoding glutathione peroxidase, translating into MKTTLFAIGLAAISGGVAADTPPPGPACPPLLDLSVRRLAGEESVNLCETYRGKVILVVNTASKCGFTPQYEGLEALYRKYQDRGLVVLGFPSNDFMKQEPGSEEEIQKFCRLTYSVEFPMFEKVSVTKGTATPLFERLAAAGAPYPKWNFYKYLIDRDGNYVDYYGSITAPESDKLVRAIEKLL